The genomic segment CATACAGACCCGcatctacatacacacatacacaaacacacacacacagacacacacagacacacactgacagctcCGGGCCCTGCAGGCTACGTGAGGGCTTCCGCGTATTGAAAGCTGTGCATTTCTACAGCGTGCCAGGCCAGGCCGCTTGCTCTCCAAGGCAGCAGGCcttgcagcagtgttgccagattgagcgggtgcccgcccaattgggctacttgggatgagcgtctgcgggtaaaaacgggaaaaattggccatttggcgtttttttcagctgtttttggcccatagaagtcaatgtaatttgttgaatttgggcggaatttagcgcattttggcggtttttgagaaccttttgggcaggatttgatcagccacatctggcaacactgccttgcAGGGCTGGTGGAGGAGGCCAGGGGCAAGACCCAACCTGCCCCCCGTAGACGCAGCTCAGGATCCGCTGGTGGAGGCGCACCATTAGGCCTGATTTATGGCAGCAGGGGGGCGGGGGTGGATGGAGCTCCACTAACACCCCCCCtaatctccacccccaccccccctgagaCAGGTAATATGAGATCATGTGTCAATACCACCTCTGAGTTATGggctatgtgcatgtgtacgtgtgtgtgttcgtgactgtgtgtgtgtgtgtgtgtgtgtgtgtgtgtgtgtgtgtgtgtgtgtgtgtgtgtgtgtgtgtgtgtgtgtgtgtgtgtgtctttgcattactgtgtgtgtacgtgactatgtgtgtgtacgtgactgcgtgtgtgtgtgtgtgtgtgtgtgtgcgtgtgtatgcaaatgtgtgcatgcaggtcTGTGTACAAACTGTGCCTTGTGATCTCCACTGATATTTACCCAGGCTtctcgccctgtgtgtgtgtgtgtgtgtgtgtgtgtgtgtgtgtgtgtgtgtgtgtgtgtgtgtgtgtgtgtgtgtgtgtgtgtgtgtgcgcgcgtgtgcccatgtgtgcacgtgtgtgtgtgcgcatgcatgtacaGACACCCGTGTGGTCCTGACCTTTGCTCTCTGCGTGCTTCTTGGCGGACGCCACCCTGTCGTGGTTGCTGGGGAAGGCCTGCATGTCCGCATGATGCCGAAGACCGTTGGGCGTACCGTTGGGCGTGCCGTTGCAGTGCGGCACAGCCGTGGGTAGAACGGTGACCGGCGTGGGGTTAGCCGGTATCGTCACCACGGTGACGGGCACTGGTACTGTCCCTGTCCCTGgcaccgtggtggtggtggtggtggtgtggttgttGTGTGGGAGTGGAGGccctgggggggtggggttgcCCATGGGCACGCTGATGTAGCCGGCGGGGTGGTggttgggctgctgctgctgctgctgctgctgctgcggtggcTGCTGCTGGGTGTACTCggggtactgctgctgctgggtagcgggggtggtggtggtggggctctgcAGCAGGTAGTCTGGAGGCTTGGAGTAGTTCTCCAGGCAGTCGGAGCACACCGGGTGGTCGAAGCCTGCACAGGTGGGGGGGAGcgacaggtggaggtggagggagggaggacaggtggaggtggagggagggaggacaggtGGAGGTGTGGGGGGGGTCACGGTTTGGGTTGAGAAGGGcggggaggggcgggggggtaACATGGTCATCAGTATGTTTACTCATAAGTTAATTGTTTTGCTTACAAGGCACAAACATACTAAAGTAAGAGGATTGCACAGAGGAAATCATTGCAACATTTTTTAGGAAAatggaatgaagaaaaaaaaacagaaaaacaatacAGTGCCTCGTTGCGTCAACTTTAAATAGTATGTACTGATACTGCACGAAAAGGTTAGTGTTAGGGACTTAACACTGTACATgttattgtgtattcaaataaaaagcataggtgtgtctgtgtgtgtgtgtgtgtgtgtgtgtgtgtgtgtgtgtgtgtgtgtgtgtgtgtgtgtgtgtgtgtgtgtgtgtgtgtgtgtgtgtgtgtgtgtgtgtgtgtgtgtgtgtgtgtgtgtgtgtgtgtgtgtgtgtcttaccattGCTGTCTATGTGTCCGTTGGGCTGGGAGCCTCCACTGCTGCTGTCCACTCTGATGGAGCCGTCCTGCCTCTCGGACAGCGTGCCCTGGGAGGACAGGTAGCTGGGCACATCCGGAGGAACAATGGTCTcatctggagagaggagaggagaggagaggagaggagaggagaggagagaaaagaagagaagagaagagaagagaagagaagagaagagaagagaagagaagagaagagaagagaagagaagagaagagaagagaagagaagagaagagaggagaggagaggagaggagaggagaggagatgagaagggaggagagaagagaagagaagagaagagaagagaggagaggagaggagaggagaggtagggaagagaagagaagagaagagaagagaagagaagagaagagaagagaagagaagagaagagaagagaggagaggagaggagaggagaggaggaagcaaTGTTATGGCAGGATCAGATGAATGTATTTAAGAAGCAGGAAACTCACTCACAAGCTTATTGTCATTTATTTCAACCATGTCCATCGCAGACGTGATTTGGCCTTCATTCACGCTCAGTGCGTCAGGATCAGACTTTATTGTGTATTTTTGTCAATCACACATGTCATTTGCGTttgcagcacacagacacagacacacacatatgcccgtACGTACCTGTGTTGGTGACGCTGCACTCCTCGCTCCTCTTCCTGGTCTGGTAGATGATGCACACCCACACCAGCGAGGTGGCCACCACGCTGGTCACCACGGCGATGACAATGATCCCTGCGGCGATGGTGCCGGCGGGCAGCGAGGAGGAGATGGGACAgagcccctgggcctggggccgCACGCTCAGCTGGCAGTGGGCGCGCTCCGTGCCCAGCGGGTTGGACATCAGGCAGGTGTAGCGGCCGGCGTCCTCGGGCACCGCCTGCCGGATCACCAGCAGCTGGTTGCCGGGCGTGAAGTGGTGGCGCTCGCCGGGCCGCAGCGCCTCCTCGCCCCGGATCCAGGTGATGCGCGGCGGCGGCGAGCCCAGCGCCTTGCACTGCAGAGCCACCGTGTCACCCACCACCACGCTGCGGTCCTCCATGTCCTGGGCCAGGTGGGGCGtctctgtggaggaggaggagcaggagatggaggaggaggaggaggaggagaggggaggaggggggaggagaggagaggtggtggaggaggaggaggaggcggaggaggaggagagatggggaggaggagaggagagggggaggagaggaggaggaagaggaggaggagaggagaggagaggagaggagaggagaggggaggagaggagaggagaggagaggagagaggagagaggagaggagaggagaggatggtagagaggagaggagaggagaggatggtagaggagaggagaagagaggagaggagaggagaggatggtagaggagaggagaagagaggagaaaagggggagaagagaagagggaagagagggaaatgaAGAGGAAAgatgatggagagaagagaggagggagatggatggagaaatGAGGGgtagagatggatagaggagggagggaaggaggagaagagaatgggGCAGGGTGGTGTGGTGGTCAGGATCAATGTAGGAACAGGGACTGGATAACAACAGCAACAGTGGTATTTATAACTACCATATTTATACTGGgagaattcaattcaattcaatgggaCATAGTTCAATGGTTCCTAAAATGTCCCCATAGACGCTCCACACATTGTTCCACTCAATTCCGTTCCACTCAAAGTCGTTGCATTGGACGTATTAAGTCCTACATCAAATTAACTTTCAAAATATTTATAAAAACAAAAGCATGACATATATTGTTACAGAGGGAGGATTTTAGGTCCAAAAGTAGGCCAGCAAAGTACACCAGTTCCAAATCTCTACTGCAGACCACAGATCCTCCACTCATATTGTATTCATATCTATCTTTAATTGCTATTTactaagaaaaaagaaaaaaaaaatgttacgcATTGTTAGGACTACAGGATTGTTGAGTTTATAGGGGAAGAGACAATAAACTAGTCCCACATCTCCACCCTTTAGTCAGGTCATATtcatgtaatacacacacaaatgttctaTTCATGTTGTATACAGGTTGTATTCATGTTGTATCTGTGCTGTATTCATGTTGTATACATGTTGTTGGACACCAACAGCCGTCCTCACAGCATCTAATACTCccccactgcactccactccacttcactgcactccactccacaccacttcagctgtggtcagtCATTAAGCAGCACCTGGCACTGCCCTGCCGCTGACCAACAACAAccaaacctctgtgtgtgtgtgtgtgtgtgtgtgtgtgtgtgtgtgtgtgtgtgtgtgtgtgtgtgtgtgtgtgtgtgtgtgtgtgtgtgtgtgtgtgtgtgcgtgcgtgcgcgtgcgcactgCAGAAGGCCAACAACTTGAGCCCGGACAGGAAataagctggtgtgtgtgtgtgtgtgtgtgtgtgtgtgtgtgtgtgtgtgtgtgtgtgtgtgtgtgtgtgtgtgtgtgtgtgtgtgtgcgcgcgcgcgcgcgcgcgcgtgtgtgtgtgtgtgtgtgtgtgtgtgtgtgtgtgtgtttccaacagTTTCACAGCCTTCTTCTCCgcttcctcatacacacacaaacaaatcctcCTCTGTGAGCGtgctcaacccccaccccctccgcaCCCCACCCACATGTGGCCTGACCTATGACCCCTTGCCCTTCGACCTCTGGAGCACAGGGGCCACAGCTGTGGAGAGCCACGGCCACATTCCTGCCTTTCTGGGGGGTTGGCGGATgttgaggagaacagaggagaggagagagaccctTAGGTTAGCCAAATCCCCACAGTGCTACTCGGACAGGGCAGCGCAGAAAAACACAATCGAAACGCCACATAGGCACCAGAACACAGAGTAGAAGCACTTCATGATTTGAATCATGTCACTAATTGACTTCCTGTACCACTGGTGGTGCCACACCTCTGAGTTCCGTAGCTCTGGTatggtgtagtatagtataggcagagattctttaagtatagagatatgccattgtaataggttgctatgggcacctaacatgaccaggttccggtctgcctaaagggggtgtcataatgctcctagcattgaatagaacagtccttaggtctgcctaggtctgcctaatagaacccggaaacaatgggccaatggaacctctctctctctactctctctggtataggcTAGTGCAGTCGGGAGTGGAGTAGTATGCTGTAATGTAGTTGGTGGTGTATAGTGTAGTATACGTAGGCTAGTGCAGTCAGGAGTGGAGTAGTATGCTGTAATGTAGTTGGTGGTGTATAGTGTAGTATACGTAGGCTAGTGCAGTCAGGAGTGGAGTAGTATGCTGTAATGTAGTTGGTGGTGAatggtgtagtatagtataggctAGAGCAGTCGGGAGTGGAGTAGTATGCTGTAATGTAGTTCCTACAGTGCACGGTGGCCGTGGAATTGGCAGaggtgtatagtatagtatagtagaggaTGGTATAATATAGTTCTTACAAAGTACAGTGAGCGTAGAATTAGCCGACATGGCCCTGGCCGTGTTACCACAGAGTCAAGCtaagtgtagagtagtgtagtcaAGTaatagtgtagcgtagtgtagtgcagtgaagAAATAGTGCAGtagagtgtggtgtagtgtagcgtagtgtaaaGTAATGTTATTATAGCTTACCCAGTACGGTGAGTGTAGAGTTAGCCGACATAGTGAAGTAAAGTGTAGCGTAGCGTTAAGTACTGTAGTGTAGCTTACCCAGTACGGCGAGCGTTGCGTTGGTGAATGCCACCCCGGCCGAGTTGCTTGCGGTGCAgtaaagtgtagtgtagtgtattgtagtgaaATACTGTAGAGTAATAATGTAGCATAGCgtagtgtacagtactgtagtgtAGCTTACCCAGTACGGTGAGCGTGGCGTTGGCGGAGGCGGCGCCGGCCGAGTTGCGCGCGGTGCAGCTGTACACGCCGGCGTCCTCGGGCTTGACCTCGGTGATGAAGAAGACGTCGTCGTTGGGCATGAGGTGCATGCGGCGCTCGCGGGCGGCGGGGAAGTCCGTGCCACCGTCCTTCTGCCAGGCCATCTGGGGCAGCGGGTGGCCCTCGGCCGCGCACTCCAGCCGCGCCGTCGCGCCCACGCGCACCGTCAGGTCCTGGGGAGTCTTGGTGAACGAGGGCAGCACTGATGGGAAAATGGACACGGAAGAATATGTTAAGCTAAGGCAATACTGATGGGAAAATGGACACGGAAGAATATGTTAAGCGAAGGCAATACTGATGGACAGACGGACACAGAAGAACATGTTAAGCTAAGGCAATACTGATGGACAGACGGACACGGAGGAACATGTTAGGCTATCGACATTTCAAGGAACAAAATGGTCTGCTGTTATTAGGTCAAGGAAGAAAGCGTGCTATCTGCACGAGAGCACTGGTAAATGACAAGACACACTGAAAAGGGGGAAAGATAGGCAGTAGTGTTTTTGTACAGGACCATTGATGTGTAGAGATGTTTACAGCTTATTAACTGTGCTCCTGTGGTGCTTTGGCAGGAGGCTCGAATATGTCTAcatacatttaatttaaaattgCCCTGGTGTCTATTTTTAAAGACCACCATACATATTTGTTTACTGTAGGGCACCACCCAAAACAATAGAAGAGGGAGAACAGTTTATCAAAATGTGGATATGACGtacactacatacagtatgtcatagaAGATTGGGAATGTTGGCTCAGGCTTGGTTTGCGGTCATGAAAACTCTGCTGGAATCCATATAATGTAAGGCGGAGGTTATGAACTTAACACTCTAGTGGGAGATCATTCTTTTTCAGATTGTGTAACAGCCTGAAGAGGGTGAAGAGAGTATTGGAGAACAGAAACAATGATGTTCCTAGAAACCGTTGCCGCGACATTCTCTCAGCCTGTTGTCGCAAacaaagacacgagcacaaacacacacacacacatacggaagcGTGCacggcacgcactcacgcacacacctacacaaaccaGAGCGGTGTGTCCTTGCCCTTAACTCAATTAGATGACGGGAAACAGGCTTTGTTTTTGAGGACAAGCACAAAGCCAAACGAAATAAAAGGCAAAAAGTCcaatcaaaaaataataataggatAAATACAACACAATGTCCTGGGGGGCGCAAATCACAGCCCATCTGTTGGACTGACCCAACAGGAAGTGCACATCGGGAGATCGGTCAAAGGGGCAGAgcgttatagtgtgtgtgtgtgtgtgtgtgtgtgtgtgtgtgtgtgtgtgtgtgtgtgtgtgtgtgtgtgtgtgtgtgtgtgtgtgtgtgtgtgtgtgtgtgtgtctgtgtctgtgtctgtgtctgtgtctgtgtgtttttcaggGAATCAATCTGTTCCAAATTCTAGCTATAGCACACAGCATTAGTGTGTGGAAATAAAAAGGGGGGCTGGCTATGTACTATGGGGATGGAAAGGGGGGCAGAAGACGTCCGATACAGCTGAAACCCTTCAGCTGCACAGAAACTCCATCCCACCCCCCCAACCAGTCACCCCCAACCCACCTCTGTTATGTCCTCTATAGCATGACACCCCCAAATaataccccccccctccatctcatcACCTTATTGAAAGTACATGCATTTCTGCACGTTCCTGTCACATCTCATGATCCGGATGTGCTAGCCGGCTGATCTAGCATCTAAACTACAGTACTTTCATCCATTTCCACATGCATTGTGTTCACATTTGACCAATGTATGACAAAGCTGCTGTAAGATAACATTATCAGGCAAACACGTTCAGTGTGGAAAAGGACAGCACAGCTTTCTTTCGTCCAATAGTATGTCAGGCTCTCCCTCCCCGTACTATGATTGGGTTCCAAAACTCAGGCCAATAATTTGTCAATAGTTTCCTGTCTGTCCAGCAGGTCGGAGTGAGCAGCATGGAAATTACCAAAGAAATTCCCAAGGTCATTTCTTACCATGCAGTGCTTAGAGTAGGGCATATGGAACTACGTATTAAAAAAttacttattttagttattttacgaGCTCTGTGTCCCTGCTGTATAtagttttttgtttatgtttcataTCTTACATTGTTTACATTTTTCTGCTCAATACAGAAACATGTTGATGACAAAAGAAAACCAAATGGAATCCTGAGCTACCAGACAGCCATGAGACCTCTCGAGTCTTTGGGCTCTTACCGTTGACGGTGAGCTTGGCCTTCTGGGAGTAGGAGGAGCCAAAGTGGTTGGTGATGACACACTGGTAGCGTCCCTCGTGGGCGAAGGTGACGTGGCGCAGGTGCAGCACGGTGGTGTACTCCATCACGTTGCCCTGCGCCAGCACTGAGGCCACCGAGGGTGATGATGACGAAGCAACAGGGGAGGCggtgccatcatcatcatcatcatcatcatcatcagtggcaGACGAGGCGGCGGGGGCAGGCTGGGCGTTAGCGTTAGCATTGACGGCGGGGGCGTTGGGGCCGCGCATGTGGGCGTAGTTCTCCATCTCGGCGTGGCGTAGCGGCTCCTGGTCCTTGCGCCAGGCGAAGGTCATctgggagctgctgctgctggcggcgGTGCAGCTGAGACGCACGTCCTGACCCAGCACCGACACCGTGCTCACCGGATTCACCATGATCTTGGGGCTAGGCAGGTCGTCTGTGGAGGCACACATGCGAAACGTTCAAATATCAATGTTTAGTGCCTCTAAAATCaaaagacacacacgtgcacgcgcaggcacataggcacacacgtgcgcactgcacacacacgcacacatgcacgcatgcaatgTTCAAATATCAATGTTTAGTGGCTCTAAAATCaaaagacacacacccacacccacacgtgcgcgcacagacaaatacagacacacacgcacagacgcacacgcacacatttctgAGAATCATCAGTTGCATGTGTGACATTGTGGTCTGTCATGTCTCAGAGGCCACTCACCCCTGATCCCATTCTATCTAGCCCACCTCACAGCACCACCCCCCTGGTTGcacaactactaaagagacacacATGAAGAGCTGTGGAGTAATGCACTTGTGGTTTTCAGCGAGCAAATCCCCATCTAatgccagccgtgtgtgtgtgtgagtgtgtgtgtgcttgcgcgcgtgtgtgtgcgtgtgtgtgtgtgtgagaggggggtcgGGTGTGGTTTGGTGGAGCCAGGACAGGCAAGGCACGGCGGGCAGCACGTGGCACTGGGAACAGCTGCGGGGGTGAACCAGTGtgtggtggtgagtgtgtgtgtgtgtgtgtgtgtgtgtgtgtgtgtgtgtgtgtgtgtgtgtgtgtgtgtgtgtgtgtgtgtgtgtgtgtgtgtggcatgaggtGCGTGCGGCATGAGGTgcgtgcatcgtgtgtgtgtgtgtgtgtgtgtgtgtgtgtgtgtgtgtgtgtgtgtgtgtgtgtgtgtgtgtgtgtgtgttattaaataTATGGGCTCCGCCATATTACATgttcgttgaattcaaaaaggaaaaaaggcAAACAGTCCGAAATATGTCCCCAACAAAATCCAAGGATTTATTGTCTCCAAAAAGTATATTACAgcagtagtaaccgatgctatctagaacactggatactacacaaaaacacaagttacacaagcattcagagctctggagaCTTCCTAACCGAAgtacccctgaccgataacaagaGTTATTGCAGTTAGAAGAAGTTAGGTAAAAAACTGCCCTCCATTTCCCTGTTTGTGTATTTATACTTTAtgtgggtgtgttttgtcagtggatgggtgtgttcgtgggtttgtgtctatgtgcagaTGAGCCTATTCTGGGATGTCGTGTGGTTCCGGTGCGGCCATCTTCATCAACCATTTCTATCGGGATTAGGACCCCGGGTGTGGCTGGGCCGTCCTGGGAACATCAGGactacctgtgtgtatgtgagtgtgtgtgtgtagaagcgaTGGTGCTGGGTACTGACCACACACGAAGCTGTCGGCGGGCGCCTGGAAGACGCTGGTGCCCTTGAGGCTCTCGGGGTGGGCACAGGTGGCGGACACGGCCCCCGTCAGACCGCGGCCCGACAGCCACGCCGGCAGCCACTGCAGCTGGCAGTCACACAGGAAACTGTCACTCTGGATATGCCTGGtatggggaagagggggagagagagagagagagagagagagagagagagagagagagagagagagagagagagagagagagagagagagagagagagagaggaggagagagagagagagagagagaagaagaaggggaaggggaagaggaagcatgagagagtgagagagggagagagagagagagagggagagagaaagagagagagagggagagagaaagagagggagagagaaagagaaagagagagggagagagaggagaaagagagaggaagaggaagagtgggcAGTTAGCATGACATAATGGCATAAAGAGGGTGAcaaagaaggggggagagagagagagaaaacgagagagagagagaaagcgtgagagggagacagagagagagggagagaggctcaTAGAAAGACAAAGGTcatagaaagagaaagtgaggtgGAGCGGGAGTAAGAGagacacacaaggagagagagagagaaaagtgatgAGTGTGTGTAGGACATGACATGTGTAGGACTGACGGCGGTGATGATGGATACCTCACCAGAAATTGCCACCCTAATGTTAGTCACCGCCTTCTTAATGACACCCTGACCTGACCGCACTCTTCACCCCTGAGGAAGCTGCTAGGCAGGTTCACCCAGTTttcaggtgctgtgtgtgtgtgtgtgtgtgtgtgtgtgtgtgtgtgtgtgtgtgtgtgtgtgtgtgtgtgtgtgtgtgtgtgtgtctgtgaacttacagcacatgtgtgcatttacgggtgtgtgcgtgtgtgtgttagtgcatgcagtgtgtgtgttagtg from the Engraulis encrasicolus isolate BLACKSEA-1 chromosome 14, IST_EnEncr_1.0, whole genome shotgun sequence genome contains:
- the lrig1 gene encoding leucine-rich repeats and immunoglobulin-like domains protein 1 — its product is MAASLGQIGSVSYYLFYLMLSLELLLKCGLCEDVLCATNCTCTGNSVDCSNLDLTDIPHDLPGGTISINLSNNKLTAVNTDILSSLPNLQEVRLDYNQLTSIPSFGEASSRIVTLYLQHNKIGSIDGRKLAELTSLQTLDLSNNDITELRTHCFPAGPQIKDLYLSSNKIVHLETGAFDQLSGSLQILRLSRNRLMRIPVKAFQLPNLTQLELSRNRLRQIEGLTFQGLSRLEVLKLQRNNISNLTDGAFWGLSKMRVLHLEFNSLKEVNSGSLYGLTSLQQLYLSNNSIALVNPDGWRFCQKLRELNLSYNNLSRLDEGSLAVLGDLHTLRLGHNSISHINEGAFKGLKALRNLELDHNDISGTIEDTNGAFTGLDGLHKLTLFGNKIKSVAKKAFSGLKALQHLNLGDNAIRSIQEEAFSMMTNLQTLHIQSDSFLCDCQLQWLPAWLSGRGLTGAVSATCAHPESLKGTSVFQAPADSFVCDDLPSPKIMVNPVSTVSVLGQDVRLSCTAASSSSSQMTFAWRKDQEPLRHAEMENYAHMRGPNAPAVNANANAQPAPAASSATDDDDDDDDDGTASPVASSSSPSVASVLAQGNVMEYTTVLHLRHVTFAHEGRYQCVITNHFGSSYSQKAKLTVNVLPSFTKTPQDLTVRVGATARLECAAEGHPLPQMAWQKDGGTDFPAARERRMHLMPNDDVFFITEVKPEDAGVYSCTARNSAGAASANATLTVLETPHLAQDMEDRSVVVGDTVALQCKALGSPPPRITWIRGEEALRPGERHHFTPGNQLLVIRQAVPEDAGRYTCLMSNPLGTERAHCQLSVRPQAQGLCPISSSLPAGTIAAGIIVIAVVTSVVATSLVWVCIIYQTRKRSEECSVTNTDETIVPPDVPSYLSSQGTLSERQDGSIRVDSSSGGSQPNGHIDSNGFDHPVCSDCLENYSKPPDYLLQSPTTTTPATQQQQYPEYTQQQPPQQQQQQQQQPNHHPAGYISVPMGNPTPPGPPLPHNNHTTTTTTTVPGTGTVPVPVTVVTIPANPTPVTVLPTAVPHCNGTPNGTPNGLRHHADMQAFPSNHDRVASAKKHAESKEPSITRTGTEDFLRPVKLSPLTSVDIERHHETSDSLTQTLLSNGHGPRAILQNESSSLRRASD